The nucleotide window AGAAGCTCTGCATGATCCAATCATTTACCCTGCCGGGGTCATTGCAGGAACCAGGCACAAGGAAGAAGCAAGCAGGTTTCTCGATTTCCTGAAAGGAAAAGAAGCGATGGAAATTTTTGAAAAATATGGCTTTAAAGCAGCATTGGAATGATTATTTATGAGCAGTGATTTTTGGACCCCGATCAGACTATCGGTGGAGATTGCATCAATGTCGGTGGTGTTTGTTTTTATTTTCGGCCTATTGTCTGCCAGGTTCATGGCGAAAAAGCAATTCTTTGGCAAAACAGCAGCAGAAACACTCCTTACATTGCCTTTAGTACTCCCGCCAACGGTAGTCGGGTTTATATTGATCATCATCTTTGGCATCAACAGCCCGATAGGCAGAACAGTGGAAAATCTATTCGGCAGCACCATCATGTTTACCTGGTGGGCTGCTGTAATCGCTGCATCAGTCGTGGCATTTCCTTTGATGTATCAATCAGCTAAAACTGGGTTCCTTCAAGTAGATCCAGGAGCAGAAGAAGCTGCAAGAGTAGATGGAGCAAATGAATGGAAAGTATTTTGGTATGTCACGCTGCCCCTGTCATCAAGAACAATTGTTACAGGGTTGATTCTCAGCTTTGCAAGAGCTCTCGGCGAATTCGGCGCAACACTCATGTTTGCCGGCAATCTGCCCGGAAGAACACAGACAGCTCCGACGGCTATCTATATGGCGATTGAATCCGGGAATCTGGATGCTGCCTGGCTTTGGGTTATTGCCATGGTGGGCATCTCATTCCTTATGTTGCTTTCAACATCATTCTTAAAACAGTGAGTCCGATTGCCTTATTTATCCGGAACAAAAGGGGAAGCCAATTCAATTGGCTTCCCCTTTTGTTCATTTACGATTCGAATTCTCCAGATGGCTGATTTTACCGACAATCAGTAAAATATCTATTTTCCTAGTTAACATTCACAACTAGCTTAACAGGATCAGCGACCTTCTTCTTGCTCTCATCAACAAGATCACCTGACAGGATTTCTACTTTCTTAAGGCTGTCCATATCCTCAACAATAAAACCAAGATTTCCGCGTTTCGTTTGTCCGGCTGAAATTTCGCCATTAAGGTTTTCTAAATAAAAATCATCTTCCCATGTCTTATGGATCGAATCATTGATATTCACCATCGCCACAGGTCCAAAGTGATAATTTTCTTTTGAATTATTCTTTACTTCAACATTTATCTTCACAAAATCAAATTCTTCATCATGTGTATAGGCATGGAAGAAATCAATCAGGCTGTAAGCAGGTACAAAATGTAATAACCTCACATCTTTTACAATATATTCAATACCATTTACATTAAAGGTCTTATTGACTTCTTTCACTGTTTTCAGGGTTAACTCACCTTTATTGTCAGTCAAAGAATCGCCAGCTTTTTTAAGATTTATATCCTCCGTAACTTGTGGGTTAGGAACATACACATCGGTATTTTTCTTTAATGGTTTCTCAATAGCCGCCTCTGAGGATTTCGTCTCTTTTTTTGACTCAGCCTCTGCAAAAGAACAGCCTGTCAGTAAAGTAGCAGCCAGCAATAATTGCAGATATTTCCTCATGTCA belongs to Mesobacillus sp. AQ2 and includes:
- the modB gene encoding molybdate ABC transporter permease subunit, yielding MSSDFWTPIRLSVEIASMSVVFVFIFGLLSARFMAKKQFFGKTAAETLLTLPLVLPPTVVGFILIIIFGINSPIGRTVENLFGSTIMFTWWAAVIAASVVAFPLMYQSAKTGFLQVDPGAEEAARVDGANEWKVFWYVTLPLSSRTIVTGLILSFARALGEFGATLMFAGNLPGRTQTAPTAIYMAIESGNLDAAWLWVIAMVGISFLMLLSTSFLKQ
- a CDS encoding DUF4352 domain-containing protein, whose amino-acid sequence is MRKYLQLLLAATLLTGCSFAEAESKKETKSSEAAIEKPLKKNTDVYVPNPQVTEDINLKKAGDSLTDNKGELTLKTVKEVNKTFNVNGIEYIVKDVRLLHFVPAYSLIDFFHAYTHDEEFDFVKINVEVKNNSKENYHFGPVAMVNINDSIHKTWEDDFYLENLNGEISAGQTKRGNLGFIVEDMDSLKKVEILSGDLVDESKKKVADPVKLVVNVN